The Helianthus annuus cultivar XRQ/B chromosome 15, HanXRQr2.0-SUNRISE, whole genome shotgun sequence genomic sequence ACTAAttatatataatttggtcaaaggGAAGGGAATTAAAGTGTAATTAATGTTTGAAAGTCTAATTTACCCTCCTTATCCATtatgttataatataaaatataaactaGATGTAAGACCCCGCCGCGTTGCGGCCGGGCCTTGTAAATTCAGCCGGCATGGGTTAGTTAATaattaaggggttgtttgtttacctcttagtGAGGGTCTGAGTGGTTCAaacagacctcttactggttcaacacttaatgattcatactgtttgtttcgtgagtaAATGTCTGAATGTttcagacatttgcatctgaatggttcagacatttgcatctgaatgATTAATTATTATACTAAGTctcaatggttaagacctctaatctgaattggtcaaacatttgtctctgaaccgttaagcattatactgtcttttaatagttcagacctcatACTGCTTAAGCATTTAATAGTTCAGccctcttactgattcaacacttaaccattcaaaagttACTAAACTGACCCTAAACATTATACATGAGCTCCATGTTACGGCCAgtgtattcggtaccggtacccacttttcttGTTTTTCAGTACCAGTACCGAACaggtaccgtgctcatccctacCTAACAATGTTAccaattaatagtatataaataaatacTATAGTACATGGTTTTATTATAAAGCAATGTCCAACTTTATAagctaaaaatacaagttttaatgCCTAACAATGTTACAAATTAAGAGTATATAAATAAATTTTGAACAAAAAAAACCCACTAAAGCACATATACAACTCATATATACACAAACTTGTtgcaaattaatagtatataaatattaGTTTTATGATAAAAATCAATAAAACCATTACACTACATACCAACACATGAAACATGTACCGttgttagggctgtaaacgagccgagtcgaaccgagctcgactcagctcgagctcggctcgaactcaattcgagctagctcggctcgagctcgaatttcaaatcgagctgagatttgaggctcgagctcgactcgattaaaattcgagctagctcggctcggctcgatctagctcgaactaacaaagaatcGCAAAATTTAGTACttaaaaagccctaaaaatgAATCTCTTCATAGACTAAGGACCATAATTGCAATTTAATTTAACCAAATGGCTAGatatacaagtataaatagttagcTCACTTTATACaatgtctttaccttcttttataggggagatactccCTTATTTTTTGTCTTATGAGTGATGTGAGACAAAAAATGAAGGATATAAACCTTATCGAGCCGGCTCACGAGCTCACGGGCCGAGCCAAGCCAAACTCGGgctcggctcatttacaaaccgagccgagctgaCTCGTTTACGatcgagccaatttcgagccgagctttttttgaacttttttcgagcgagctgcgagctgcgagttttttgaacacccatAACCGTTGTGTCACTATGTATCTGAGACATACGTGATAGTTAAAGTTTAAAACAAATTAAACCTTTAGACTGGAAGGTATGGGGAGGGTCATCTCCATGGAGATGGGCCGCCACGTAGGACGCCACGTAAGTGGGTGTGAGGATGGAActaaaggggatggacctaggggctgagggatgaacccctttatatatatgtatgtataggtgtgtgtgAGGGAGTGAGGCCCGGCTTGGGCAGACGAAGATGACGCCACCTGGGCGGCGACAGAGCAAGGGGTGACAAGGCTGGAGCGGCGGTAAAGAGATGAACCTGAGGACGAGCCCAATACCGTCCGGTCTTACAAATAGCGTACACACCTTTATCAAAAAATGTGATTTCacgttttattttaataaaataaattatataaaacGAACTTTCTAGTACATCAAATTTTAAAAACAAACTGAAACTAAACCAACACCATATAACCCAAAACCTATCACGATACCACTCGTTCACTGACAGGACGATAATGGAAGCTCTGCTGAGctccaccacaaccaccactctCCGCCCCTCCCTCACACCTTCTTCCACCAAAccaccactttctctctctacattcaccaccaccacccacaaaCTCTCAAAATCCAACAAAAACATTCGTCTCCGAGTCTCCGCTACTTCTCCGAAACCTGCAACTGAAACGGCGGTCGATACGTTCACTGTGCCTTCGGAAATGAAGGGGTGGGTGTACGATGAGTACGGCGGTGTGGATGTGTTGAAGTATTCGTCGAATGTTACGGTTCCTAGTGTCAATGATGACCAGGTGTTGGTTAAGGTTGTGGCTGCTGCTCTTAATCCTGTTGATTTTAAACGACGGCTTGGGAAGTTTCAAGCGACTGATTCTGCTTTGCCGGTAATGTTTGTGATTGATTTCATTGGAATTTGAATGTATACTTGTTGAATTCCGTGTTCCCTATCAACATATTATTGGTTAATAGACTCTATGAATCAATTTAGGAATGTCGTTTGAAATGAATCGTCTAATTATGTTTTCAAATCCCATATTCACAGATAACAAGTTTCATGTTTAATTCTAATTTATCCTTTCCATTTAAACACACTCCTAAGTCTTAACTAAACATACTTTTTGAATATGATGGAGTTTGTGTTACTGTTAACAGACAGTTCCAGGGTATGATGTTGCCGGTGTAGTGGTTAAGGTCGGGAAGCAAGTTAAAGGTCTGAAACCAGGAGATGAAGTATATGGAGATATAAGCGAAAAAGCACTCGATGGGCCAAAGCAGTCAGGTTCTTTAGCCGAGTACACTGCAGTCGAAGAGAAACTGCTAGCCTTAAAACCCAAAAACTTGGACTTTGTGCAGGCTGCCAGTCTCCCCCTTGCAATTGAGACTGCGTATGAAGGTCTAGAGCGAGCCGGTTTCTCTGAAGGTAAATCAATCCTCATCTTAAACGGTGCTGGCGGAGTCGGGTCACTCACAATTCAGGTATAAGAAACCAAGATGTTAAATGCTCAAATCACACATGATATGAATGATCTATGTTTGTTTATTGGTAAGATATCTTGATGCAGCTTGCAAAGCAAGTGTTTGGTGCTTCAAAAGTTGCGGCCACAGCGAGTACATCAAAACTCGAGTTGCTGAAAAGTTTAGGTGCTGATTTAGCAATCGATTACACCAAAGAGGACTTTGAACAACTGCCAGACAAATACGACGTTGTTTTTGATGCGATTGGTAAGTCGTTTTTGTAAGAATCTACGCAGAGCGTAAGCAAATAAAAAGAGAAAATAATGTCAAGAGAAATCAATATCTGTTACATGAACCTTACTTATAGGCAAAATATGGTAGGCCGAGTTAAATGTTGGAAAATTGAAATTGACTTCTAAATTAGCGTGTGAATTACTCAAATCAAAGATTCACACGTTTTTACATAGAAAATGAAATAAAccaaagagtaaaatgccaaaatcgtccctgagttTTGGGCTGATTTGCCTGTTACatccaaaatattttttttgtatcatgttttgattttttGCCATTTCCATCAGATCGCAAATCCAATTAAAATGCATCGTTaactcagggacgattttggcaatttagccatttatttttctgtttttaaattttgttaagagttaattacataaatgggtcctgtggtttatacctaatttcgtctttgggtactaactttttattttaacagatttaggttctatggtttcaattttgtaacacctttgggtactaacaccaaaattagttaattaatgactaaaatacccttgcatttttttaagtttatcaatgtaacacatttgggtactaacacctaattttatgtaagtttaaatcaattttacaaaatctattttttttttaattttcatctttttattatatatcttaattaacataaagtctatttattttttttcgttttcatatttttattaaatttcttatttaacgtaaaatctacttgttacacaagtatttttttaattgatttttttaaataaaatctactagctatatagttttatgtaaattaaatttcttactagttttaaataatgtaaaccttactcgttttgaattttgtATATATacgattgataataataataataataataataataataataataataataataaatatctttcttgtaaaaaaattaagccttttttaactcgttttttgttcatttacattttactattttagaaagatatttaatttacataaaatctactagttgcaccagtaaaatctactagctatatagtgttatgtaaattaaatatctattttacaaaaaaaaaaacgagttaaaaaaaggcttaaattttttttagctttatctaaaatacctagctatatagttttatctaaaatacctagctatatagttttatgtaaattaaatatctttttaaaatagtaaaatgtaaatgaacaaaaaaacgagttaaaaaaggcttaaatttttttacatgaaagatatttattattatcaatcatttcaatccaaaattgaaaacgaaaatttaatttacataaaactatatagctagtagatttatttaaaaaatctatttaaaaaaatattggtgtaacaagtagattttatgttaaataagaaatttaataaaaatatgaaaataaaaaaaattatgttaattaagagatataataaaataatgaaaataaaaaaataaatagattttgtaaaattgatttaaacttaaataaatttaggtgttagtacccaaatgtgttacattgataaacttaaaaaaatgcaagggtattttagtcattaattaaataattttggtgttagtacccaaatgtgttacaaaattgaaaccatagaacctaaacctgttaaaa encodes the following:
- the LOC110911641 gene encoding 2-methylene-furan-3-one reductase, with translation MEALLSSTTTTTLRPSLTPSSTKPPLSLSTFTTTTHKLSKSNKNIRLRVSATSPKPATETAVDTFTVPSEMKGWVYDEYGGVDVLKYSSNVTVPSVNDDQVLVKVVAAALNPVDFKRRLGKFQATDSALPTVPGYDVAGVVVKVGKQVKGLKPGDEVYGDISEKALDGPKQSGSLAEYTAVEEKLLALKPKNLDFVQAASLPLAIETAYEGLERAGFSEGKSILILNGAGGVGSLTIQLAKQVFGASKVAATASTSKLELLKSLGADLAIDYTKEDFEQLPDKYDVVFDAIGQGEKAVKVVKEGGSVVVLTGAVSPPGFRFVVTSTGSTLTKLNPYLESGKVKAVIDPNSPFPIDRVKEAFSYLETGRATGKVVVYPVSEEYILEKLAQ